One genomic segment of Mastomys coucha isolate ucsf_1 unplaced genomic scaffold, UCSF_Mcou_1 pScaffold22, whole genome shotgun sequence includes these proteins:
- the Polm gene encoding DNA-directed DNA/RNA polymerase mu isoform X3 — protein sequence MSTEVTHVVMEGTSAKEAICWQKNMDALLPGCPQPALLDISWFTESMAAGQPVPEEARHRLEIAEPRKEPPVSVSMPAYACQRPSPLTHHNTLLSEALETLAEAAGFEGNEGRLLSFCRAASVLRSFPCPVTSLSQLQGLPYFGEHSSRVIQELLEHGTCEEVEQVRCSERHQTMKLFTQVFGVGVKTASRWYQEGLRTLDDLREQPQRLTQQQKAGLQYYQDLSTPVRRADAEALQQLVEAAVSQILPGATVTLTGGFRRGKLQGHDVDFLITHPEEGQEVGLLPRVMSCLQSQGLVLYHQYHRNHLTDSTHILQRSSTMDAFERSFCILCLPQPQQAALEGALHPCPTGKAVRVDLVVTPNSQFPFALLGWTGSQFFERELRRFSRQVKGLWLNSHGLFDPEQKRVFHATSEEDVFRLLGLKYLPPEQRNA from the exons AGGTGACCCATGTGGTGATGGAGGGGACCTCAGCCAAGGAGGCCATCTGCTGGCAGAAGAACATGGATGCTCTTCTCCCAGGGTGCCCGCAGCCAGCTCTCCTAGATATTAGCTGGTTTACAGAGAGCATGGCAGCTGGACAGCCTGTCCCTGAGGAGGCCCGGCACCGCCTGGAG atagCTGAGCCCAGGAAGGAGCCCCCAGTCTCAGTGTCCATGCCAGCTTATGCCTGTCAGCGCCCCTCACCTCTCACACACCATAACACCCTCCTCTCA GAGGCTCTGGAGACGCTGGCAGAGGCAGCGGGTTTCGAAGGCAACGAAGGTCGTCTTCTCTCCTTCTGCAGAGCAGCCTCGGTGCTCAGGTCCTTCCCCTGCCCTGTCACCTCTTTGAGCCAGCTGCAAGGGCTGCCTTACTTTGGAGAACACTCCTCTAGAGTCATCCAG GAGCTGCTGGAGCATGGAACATGTGAGGAGGTGGAACAAGTCCGTTGCTCGGAAAGGCACCAGACCATGAAG CTCTTCACCCAGGTCTTTGGAGTTGGGGTGAAGACTGCCAGCCGCTGGTACCAGGAAGGACTACGAACCCTGGATGACCTCAGAGAGCAGCCCCAGAGACTGACCCAGCAGCAGAAAGCAG GGCTCCAGTATTACCAGGACCTGAGCACTCCGGTTAGGCGAGCTGACGCTGAGGCTCTGCAGCAGTTGGTAGAGGCAGCTGTGAGTCAGATCCTGCCCGGAGCCACTGTCACACTGACTGGCGGTTTCCGAAG GGGGAAGTTACAAGGTCATGACGTGGACTTCCTTATCACCCATCCCGAGGAAGGCCAAGAAGTAGGGCTGCTTCCCAGAGTGATGAGCTGCCTCCAGAGCCAG gGACTCGTCCTGTATCACCAATACCATCGCAACCACTTAACAGACTCCACCCACATCCTGCAGCGGAGCTCCACCATGGATGCTTTTGAGAGGAGTTTCTGCATCTTGTGCTTGCCACAACCCCAACAGGCAGCTTTAGAGGGGGCCCTGCATCCCTGCCCAACCGGGAAAGCTGTGAGGGTGGATCTTGTGGTCACGCCCAACAGCCAGTTCCCCTTTGCCCTTCTGGGCTGGACTGGCTCCCAG ttCTTTGAGCGGGAGCTACGGCGGTTTAGCCGGCAAGTGAAGGGGCTGTGGCTAAACAGCCATGGGCTGTTCGATCCTGAGCAG AAGAGAGTTTTCCATGCAACTTCTGAGGAAGATGTTTTCAGACTCCTGGGCCTCAAGTACCTTCCTCCAGAGCAAAGAAATGCCTGA
- the Pgam2 gene encoding phosphoglycerate mutase 2, protein MATHRLVMVRHGESLWNQENRFCGWFDAELSEKGAEEAKRGAIAIKDAKIEFDICYTSVLKRAIRTLWTILDVTDQMWVPVVRTWRLNERHYGGLTGLNKAETAAKHGEEQVKIWRRSFDTPPPPMDEKHNYYTSISKDRRYAGLKPGELPTCESLKDTIARALPFWNEEIAPKIKAGQRVLIAAHGNSLRGVVKHLEGMSDQAIMELNLPTGIPIVYELDQQLKPTKPMRFLGDEETVRKAMEAVAAQGKAK, encoded by the exons ATGGCCACCCACCGCCTAGTAATGGTTCGCCATGGTGAGAGCTTATGGAACCAAGAGAACCGTTTCTGTGGCTGGTTTGATGCAGAACTGAGTGAGAAAGGTGCAGAGGAGGCCAAGCGGGGGGCCATTGCTATCAAGGATGCCAAGATAGAGTTTGACATCTGCTACACATCGGTGCTGAAGCGGGCTATCCGCACCCTCTGGACCATCCTGGATGTTACGGACCAAATGTGGGTGCCTGTGGTGCGTACCTGGCGCCTCAATGAGCGGCACTATGGTGGCCTCACTGGCCTCAATAAGGCTGAGACGGCTGCAAAGCACGGGGAGGAGCAGGTGAAGATCTGGAGGCGTTCCTTtgacaccccaccaccacccatggATGAGAAACACAACTACTACACCTCCATCAGCAAG GACCGGCGCTATGCAGGCTTGAAGCCTGGGGAGCTGCCTACCTGTGAGAGCCTCAAGGACACCATTGCTCGGGCCTTGCCCTTCTGGAATGAGGAGATCGCACCTAAGATTAAGGCTGGCCAGAGAGTGCTTATTGCAGCCCATGGGAACAGCCTTCGAGGCGTTGTGAAACATCTGGAAG GGATGTCAGACCAGGCCATCATGGAACTGAACCTGCCCACTGGAATCCCCATTGTGTATGAGCTGGACCAGCAACTGAAGCCCACCAAGCCCATGAGGTTCCTGGGAGACGAAGAGACAGTTCGGAAGGCCATGGAAGCTGTTGCTGCCCAGGGAAAGGCAAAGTGA